The segment CGGGTCTGAGACTGGTAGCTGATCGTGCTCCACTGCTCTATGCAGCGACGAAATCCAACTGGCAGGCTGTTCTGAACCTGGCGAAGAGCTATAGCGTTCCTGTGACGGTTTTTTCAACGAATCTCGACGAGCTCGCCAGTCTCGCAGCGACGTTCGCGTCGGCGGGTCTCGAGGATCTCGTTCTGGATCCCGGCATGTTCCCGACGGGCGAAGGGCTCGCAGCAAGCTTTTCGAGCTTCGTGCAACTTCGACGTGCGGGGATCGTGGATGGTACTGACAGCGTTGCTTATCCGTTACTGGCCGTGCCAATGACGGCCTGGCTGATCTACGAGCACGAAGACGCGCTAGCAGCATCCTACTGGGAGGCTATGCTCGCGACCATTGGCATCATCAAATACGCGGATATCATGATATTGCACTCGATCGAGCCACATTCGTTGATCGCCGTGCGCACGCTCGCGGCAAACATCTATACGGACCCACGCCGCCCGGTAAGTGTCGAGCCAGGTCTGCGCGTGATCGGTGTACCGACGCCAGATTCGCCGCTTTTCATCACGACGAATTTCGCGCTGACCTACTACACGGTCGAGAGCGATCTCTCGTCCAACAAGATCGATGCATTTTTGATGGTTGCGGATACGGATGGTATCGGCGTGGAGGCGTCAGTAGCAGGCGGGCAGCTCACAGCGGAAAAGATACGGGAGACGCTGGAGCTCTGCGAAGCGGAATCGAAGGTAACGCATCGGACCCTGGTGGTTCCCGGGCTTGCGGCGCGACTCTCGGGCGAGACCGAAGATGTTACTGGCTGGCGCGTGCTGGTCGGGCCACGGGACAGTGGTCGTATACCCGGGTGGATGGACGAGTACTGGCCGCCGGAATCGTAGTGGACAGAACATGACCTGGGCTGTGTGGTTAACGGGCCTTCCTGGTAGCGGCAAGACGGCCGTTGCGCAGCGAACACGAAGCTTGTTGGAGGCGCGCGGCATCAGCAGGGTACAGGTGCTCGAGCTCGACGAGATCAGGAAGTTCATCACGCCGAAACCGACGTATTCGGAGGACGAGCGCGAGATCGTTTATGCAGCACTGGTCTATATGGCGAAGCTCCTTGTGGACTCGGGCACGCCGGTGATCATTGATGCGACGGCGAATCGCAGACGATATCGCGACCGTGCACGGGCGGTCATCCCGAAGTTCGCGGAGGTGTACCTTACCTGCCCGCTGGAGCTCTGCAAGGCACGAGAACGGGCGAGGAAAGCGGAACATGCGCCTCCGGGTATTTACCAGAAGGCTGAGTCGGAAGCAGCGACGGTGCCTGGCGTGAACGTGCCGTATGAGGCGCCGCTGCAGCCCGCGGTGGTCGTGGACTGCGAGCGCATGAGCGTTGGTGAGAGCGCGGAGAAGGTAGCGGCGTTTATCATCGGGCGATTTATCTCGAAATGATTAACGGCTGTTCGTGTGGAGTCGCTACTTACGCCGGCCGCTCGAGTCGTGATTCGCCGCAGCCGGTTCGCGGTGCTCGATCGCGTAGCACACGTCAGCTTCTTCCGGTCAGGTACGCGTGATCCTTTGCAGGCTTCACCACGGCCGAGCGCGTTATGTATGAATCCGGATAGCGGTTCGCGACCGGCGAAGAAGATTCAGAGAGAGAGAGAGAGCGTAAATAAAGAAAGGATAAAAAGTAAAAGGATCGGTAATGGATCAATCCACTCTGCGCTCAGCGTTGAGCGCCGTGCGGAGAGACCAGATTCAGAGCGTCTTCTTAATCTCGTCGATAACCGCCTTGACCTTGTCAGTCGTCTTGTAGATCCGAATCGCTTTTCCCTTCGACTTCGGCTGCTCAGAGATCTCGTACTTGCTCGTCAGGAATTCGTGCTCCTCGAGCGTATCGAGGTGGTAGGAGACGAGCCGTCGCTCTGCGCCCATCGCTTTGCTTATCGCGTTGATGTGCAACGGGTTCTCGGAGAGTAGCTCTACAATCCTGTACCGTATGGGATGTAAGAGCACATGCGCTTCTTTCACTAATGTGTCGTCCATTTTCATCATGAGTAGGTTTTAGTGCGGCGAGTATATAAATATTCAAACAAACTACTATATAAACATAAAAAATATTATCTAGTGCGTAAATATCTCCGGGCACAGACGTCGAGGGCTACGGCACCCGGCACTCATGAAACCCGTTAAAGGAATGGGCGTGCAGTATAAAGAACTTAAGGCAGACTATGGTTTACGTTTACAGCATTCAACACGGACGCGAACGCGACAGCGGCAAGAAGCGCGAAGAACCGTATGGAAGCGTTACCATGAGCCTCACGGAATTCAAAGCGCGGCGAGATTTTCGTAAAACGAAGGAGCCGTCGGGAGCGGAAGAAGGCGGGAGAGCGGAGCTCTTTGTCATCCAGAAACACGACGCTCGCAACCTGCACTATGACTTCAGAATCAGCGTGGACGGCGTACTGGTGTCCTGGGCGGTACCCAAGGGCCCGTCAACGGATCCGCGCGAGAAACGGCTTGCGATAAGGACTGAGGACCATCCCCTGAGCTACGCCGAGTTCGAGGGCGTCATTCCTGAAGGCGAGTACGGGGCTGGCACCGTCATGGTCTGGGACCGGGGAACGTACGAGAACCTTAATGAAGACGAGCGTGTTGCCGAAGG is part of the Methanomicrobia archaeon genome and harbors:
- a CDS encoding adenylyl-sulfate kinase, encoding MTWAVWLTGLPGSGKTAVAQRTRSLLEARGISRVQVLELDEIRKFITPKPTYSEDEREIVYAALVYMAKLLVDSGTPVIIDATANRRRYRDRARAVIPKFAEVYLTCPLELCKARERARKAEHAPPGIYQKAESEAATVPGVNVPYEAPLQPAVVVDCERMSVGESAEKVAAFIIGRFISK
- a CDS encoding ArsR family transcriptional regulator codes for the protein MMKMDDTLVKEAHVLLHPIRYRIVELLSENPLHINAISKAMGAERRLVSYHLDTLEEHEFLTSKYEISEQPKSKGKAIRIYKTTDKVKAVIDEIKKTL
- a CDS encoding acetyl-CoA decarbonylase/synthase complex subunit gamma, coding for MKLKSPMEIWKYLPGTNCGDCGEKTCLAFASLLKERSRVLADCKPLFADAQYAEKAEQLTDLLAPEIRAVTIGTGTKALQIGGEDVLHRHELTFFNRTALVFDVWDTLDEAAVRERVRRIAAWQKFYVGDFLMVDAIAIRAVSGDAQAFATCVKRVAAETDLPLVLCSLDPVVLESGLRLVADRAPLLYAATKSNWQAVLNLAKSYSVPVTVFSTNLDELASLAATFASAGLEDLVLDPGMFPTGEGLAASFSSFVQLRRAGIVDGTDSVAYPLLAVPMTAWLIYEHEDALAASYWEAMLATIGIIKYADIMILHSIEPHSLIAVRTLAANIYTDPRRPVSVEPGLRVIGVPTPDSPLFITTNFALTYYTVESDLSSNKIDAFLMVADTDGIGVEASVAGGQLTAEKIRETLELCEAESKVTHRTLVVPGLAARLSGETEDVTGWRVLVGPRDSGRIPGWMDEYWPPES
- a CDS encoding DNA ligase, whose amino-acid sequence is MSLTEFKARRDFRKTKEPSGAEEGGRAELFVIQKHDARNLHYDFRISVDGVLVSWAVPKGPSTDPREKRLAIRTEDHPLSYAEFEGVIPEGEYGAGTVMVWDRGTYENLNEDERVAEGLENGHIKINLKGEKLKGGYALTETNSEKNWWILVKTRDDAADARSNPTSTRPRSVLTGRTLKEIQEEEGT